Proteins from a single region of Dictyostelium discoideum AX4 chromosome 5 chromosome, whole genome shotgun sequence:
- the pks35 gene encoding beta-ketoacyl synthase family protein yields the protein MNNLEIINLIDKGVAIVGVGFRIPSGNNENSICSPDDLFNNLKNGFDGVSSTSERWSDNFHKLGEISSPNAGLLPFNECKSFDPLFFGINPSDAHQIDPQQRLLLKCTWEALEDASIDPISIRGTNTSVFIGSSNIDYQHINKHQDSVLKNVIAQSAYAVSNRISYCFDFNGPSLSIDTACSSSLNAVSQGYHSILNGTSNMSIVGGVNLILDVGMIKAYSYLSMLSKTHGKCKAFDESGDGFTRGECATIVVLKNLQDAVKDGNRIYCVINGSSSNVDGGGHMDKVNLYSPSKQSQFNNINSAFKSTNGKLSINDIQYIEAHGTGTKTGDPIETEAISMAFKNRDKSTPILIGSIKSNIGHCEAGSGVASLIKCCLMFKYQCFLPNIHFKNPNPLIKFNEWNLKVVTSPIPFNKRINEKPVSMMINNFGVTGSNCCLLISEFKKQDYESYENNNNNKSNHKNILIPFSANSSNSLNQYQSKFKNIINNQFNFIDFTANQIYSKSNYLYQRSVVIASNSNELFEKILNKKQIQTKNSIISNMSFKGKNPITIFVFSGQGSQYPKMALELYNNDEIFKKSIDLIDSKLSKYYGYSVWGKLTTIKDDDLTSIHDPIFAQPALCMLSVSLFEIYCHWGVNPSFILGHSLGEISAAYCSGMIDLDTFCYTVYYRSIAQSKTNGCGRMLSINISDEEFKSMYSQKYPQIEIACYNSPQSIVVAGNESILNEISKELKEKEIFTAMLGSLSSFHTSSQQCTKDSILQLNIESNQPKVPIFSTVTTNLFNESNRFNSQYVYDNIIKPVKFTQTISNIYKHIESNQLNNDIVFIEIAPHPTISFYIKQMVPSSLNESVSVYSALHKKKNDVEEFQQTISNLYCQNGYSINFKCQLENKKSNQSINLPLYQWDDELYFAQTQTLEQYTKEGPPIDHLGLSNSYYSPFKNSYRTFIDINNKPFQYLKGHMVKGKYYFPGCGYIDIIIQLYKNQDIFISFIEFKTPLILIEGINQYLQTNIQQTGKSEYRAQFHFKDQKSNEWIQSSNANFQLLDHGNDIPSNYNIEEIIKNKCNLSKLTKNELYTQIKSKTGLNYTGVFQGATECYLGNDCSLSVLSLKSQTNSFLNIPILDTCLHGMLVLINDQSQIVFDKAIGFKYYSSNIPSDLKEYKDSIYVYSNLKPKNADSYHGSIIVMLSDGSVLYEIQEVIFKSLIPIKHSLKIEYPNDELYKVHLQSKDSQIPTPSSFKSIIYENDFFHSALNIPEDLFKYISTLFYKDIIKRCPEININKINSHSVNEIISSFSKISKNQRLFRFVFETIKENGILNSLEENDDAYFEFNELVIKSSKIISKLLFPLESDNDNEDLPQSLFQNGLMDKIYKCSYLRKKYQMISHVIIHSIKEIINNNIIIRILEFGGGTASLSVEVIGEIVALLQENPNYQVEIEYTWSDISPAFIADAKNKINKIINDAAITNGLNVIYRSLTIDESLLENQAIKPSYYDFVIMSNVLHVVKNIKQAVEQMYQLLTPNGQLLFIEPPYKSVLIDSIIGSFEQWWSFTDTDIRKDRCGMSQQSWYQLLKTCNFKDILMSKECIFVGSVIHAQKPPISLLNSQPKHDNIIIYGGGGNLSFVENIKLDSNSKSLIQIETIQEFNQLLSQSTITNDSIIYFIKTLETLSLDNYKQITLEYIEINQRLLQINSLCKHVLIVSDSRKTNYLASSVVGAARYFDEFQQLKLHTLDFDYDSTQNYINSKNNKMVQFINILVDSKTNVHKEMIIINNKVYYEIVQKEKNLKLKYNSESFENQNNLMCSLSPNLEYQLQSKQIKLRDNQVEVKTIATGINYKDYLNFSGSNNNNGDDNTGLPQFGYEFSGIITRVGNNVKDYKVGDNVFGLSNSCTSSHIVTNFKNIQLKPSNISHNEASSIPIDYLTSFMSLFNVGSLNIEDNESILIHLGSDSFGLSTFEILKWKGFKSNLFVTVDLDETKQYLLDRYGDFITGIYSNTDKSYVTEIKNELIKLGSKKKGVDLILNTLPSDFMDSNFELLTKSGRIIDLTSNHLNQSEFLKNINFKYNHGYHNFQLSLIQKNKIQKCLYEISHAIENGELKTIPIKEFTNLNIKDAIKYITNGNIEKITVSHDHEIYSDIIYRSLDEKEFSILKSNYQINSNNLGKNILITGQSGIILEILKWIIKYSNINTIENVIILSRSSLKWELELLINQTKLSNNNIKFHFKSVDVGDSEQVDNAINEILNENQQITNIDSIYHFAFQQITCKVQEINMKHLDISHGAKSMGAVNLHNQSIKRNWKLINFVMASSALSLIGSTDQCTYACANLLLDSFSKYRESLGLPSACINLGSIESTGFVSKNESISEFTDGIGYVPTPINLVLGLLDLQIQNAGKFTNSMLSNLISSKFKNIQQTSLFLKFDYLMNLNDNSEQTKKENIGNKNIDELFIEKVSELFSTDQSRINKNLRLIDYGADSLIIVQLKNWIDKEIGINLITIKQLQNNTINISIKMILNSLMKNNQI from the exons ATgaataatttagaaattataaatttaatagatAAAGGTGTTGCAATTGTTGGGGTGGGGTTTAGAATTCCTTctggtaataatgaaaattcaatttgttcaccagatgatttatttaataatttaaagaatggTTTTGATGGTGTTAGTAGTACATCAGAAAGATGGAGTGACAATTTTCATAAATTAGGTGAAATTAGTAGTCCAAATGCAGgtttattaccatttaatgAATGCAAATCATTCGAtccattattttttggtaTTAATCCATCCGATGCTCATCAGATTGATCCTCAacaaagattattattaaaatgtacATGGGAAGCATTAGAAGATGCATCTATCGATCCAATTTCAATTCGTGGTACAAATACTTCAGTTTTCATTGGTTCttcaaatattgattatcaacatataaataaacaCCAAGACtcagttttaaaaaatgtaataGCACAATCTGCCTATGCTGTTTCAAATAGAATTTCATACTGTTTCGATTTTAATGgtccatcattatcaatcgATACTGCatgttcatcatcattaaatgcAGTTTCTCAAGGTTAtcattcaatattaaatggTACTTCCAATATGTcaattgttggtggtgtaaatttaatattag ATGTTGGAATGATAAAAGCATATTCGTATTTAAGCATGTTAAGTAAAACACATGGTAAATGTAAAGCATTTGATGAAAGTGGCGATGGTTTTACACGTGGTGAATGTGCTACTAttgtagttttaaaaaatttacaagATGCAGTTAAAGATGGTAATAGAATTTATTGTGTAATTAATGGCTCAAGTTCAAACGTTGATGGCGGCGGTCATATGGATAAAGTTAACCTTTATTCACCATCAAAGCAatcacaatttaataatattaattcagcatttaaatcaaccaatggtaaactttcaattaatgatattCAATATATCGAAGCACATGGTACTGGTACTAAAACAGGCGATCCAATTGAAACTGAAGCAATTTCAATggcttttaaaaatagagataaatcaacaccaattctaattggttcaattaaaagtaatattGGTCATTGTGAAGCTGGTTCAGGTGTTGCATCATTAATCAAATGTTGTTTAATGTTTAAATATCAATGCTTTTTACCAAATATTCATTTCAAAAATCCAAatccattaattaaattcaatgaaTGGAATTTAAAAGTTGTAACATCACCAATTCCATTCAACAAaagaattaatgaaaaaccaGTTTCAATGATGATTAATAACTTTGGTGTAACAGGTTCAAATTGTTGTTTACTTATttcagaatttaaaaaacaagatTATGAATCATAtgaaaacaacaacaacaacaaaagtaatcataaaaatatattaataccaTTCTCAGcaaattcatcaaattcattaaatcaataccaatcaaaatttaaaaatataattaataatcaattcaattttattgattttaccgcaaatcaaatttattcaaaatcaaattatctttatcaaaGATCAGTTGTAATTGCAAGTAATTCAAATGaactttttgaaaaaattttaaataaaaaacaaattcaaactaaaaattcaatcatttcGAATATGTCATTCAAAGGAAAGAACccaattacaatttttgttttttcaggTCAAGGATCACAATATCCTAAAATGGCTTtagaattatataataatgatgaaatttttaagaagtcaattgatttaatcgattcaaaattatcaaagtACTATGGTTATTCAGTATGGGGGAAGTTAACAACGATCAAAGATGATGACTTGACCTCAATACATGATCCAATTTTCGCACAACCAGCACTGTGTATGCTTTCAGTATCACTATTTGAAATATATTGCCATTGGGGAGTAAATCCATCATTTATTCTTGGTCATAGTCTTGGTGAAATTTCAGCAGCATATTGTTCTGGAATGATCGATTTAGATACATTCTGTTATACAGTTTATTACAGATCAATCGCCCAATCTAAAACAAATGGTTGTGGTAGAATgttatcaattaatatcagtgatgaagaatttaaatcaatgtaTTCTCAAAAGTATCCACAAATTGAAATTGCGTGTTATAATTCACCTCAATCAATTGTTGTGGCAGGTAatgaatcaatattaaatgaaatttcgaaagaattaaaagaaaaagaaattttcaCTGCAATGTTAggttcattatcatcattccATACAAGTAGTCAGCAATGTACAAAAGATAGTATATTACAACTAAACATTGAAAGTAATCAACCAAAAGTACCAATATTTTCAACAGTTacaacaaatttatttaatgaatcaaATCGATTTAATTCACAATATGtttatgataatattatcaaaccAGTTAAATTCACacaaacaatttcaaatatttataaacatatcgaatcaaatcaattaaataatgatattgtaTTCATTGAAATTGCACCACATCCAACAATATCATTTTATATTAAGCAAATGGTACCATCAAGTTTAAATGAATCAGTTTCAGTTTATTCAGCACTtcacaagaaaaagaatgatGTCGAAGAGTTTCAACAAaccatttcaaatttatattgTCAAAATGGATAtagtattaattttaaatgtcaattggaaaataaaaaatcaaatcaatcaataaatttaCCACTTTACCAATGGGATGATGAATTATACTTCGCTCAAACTCAAACACTTGAACAATATACAAAAGAAGGACCACCAATCGATCATCTTGGTCTATCAAACTCTTATTAttcaccatttaaaaattcatataGAACATTtattgatataaataataaaccattCCAATATCTTAAAGGTCATATGGTTAAAGGTAAATACTACTTCCCAGGTTGTGGTTATAtcgatattattattcaactttataaaaatcaagatatttttattagttttattgaatttaaaacaccattaattttaattgaaggTATCAATCAATATTTACAAACAAACATTCAACAAACTGGTAAAAGTGAATATCGTGCACAATTTCATTTCAAAgatcaaaaatcaaatgaatggATTCAATCATCAAATGCAAATTTCCAATTATTAGATCATGGTAATGATATACcatcaaattataatattgaagaaattattaaaaacaaatgtaATTTGAGCAAATTAACAAAGAATGAACTTTATAcacaaataaaatcaaaaactggTTTGAATTATACTGGTGTTTTTCAAGGTGCTACTGAATGTTATTTAGGTAATGATTGTTCATTATCagttttatctttaaaatctcaaacaaattcatttttaaatataccaATTTTAGATACATGTTTACATGGAATGttagtattaataaatgatcaAAGTCAAATTGTATTTGATAAAGCCattggatttaaatattattcatCAAACATACCATCGGATCTTAAAGAATATAAAGATAGTATTTATGTTTATTCCaatttaaaaccaaaaaatgCTGATTCATACCATGGATCTATTATAGTAATGTTATCAGATGGTTCAGTTTTATATGAAATTCAAgaagttatttttaaatcattaattccAATCAAACATTCACTTAAAATTGAGTATCCAAATGATGAATTATACAAAGTTCATTTACAATCAAAAGATTCTCAAATTCCAACGCCATCATCattcaaatcaattatttatgaaaatgatttcttCCATTCTGCACTTAATATTCCAGAAGatttattcaaatatatttcaacattattttataaagatATTATAAAAAGATGTCCagaaattaatatcaataaaattaattctcatagtgttaatgaaattatttcaagtttcagtaaaatttcaaaaaatcaaagattATTTAGATTTGTATTTGAAACAATAAAAGAGAATGGTATTCTTAATAGTTTGgaagaaaatgatgatgcTTATTTcgaatttaatgaattagttattaaatcatcaaaaattatttcaaaattattattcccACTAGAaagtgataatgataatgaagatttaCCTCAatcattatttcaaaatgGTTTAATggataaaatttataaatgcaGTTATTTAAGAAAGAAGTATCAAATGATTTCACATGTCATTATACATTCAATTAAAgagattattaataataatattataattagaATTTTAGAATTTGGAGGAGGCACTGCGTCATTATCAGTTGAAGTTATTGGAGAAATCGTTGCATTACTTCAAGAGAATCCAAATTATCAAGTTGAAATCGAATATACATGGAGTGATATTTCACCTGCATTCATAGCAGATGCAAagaataaaatcaataaaatcattaatgatGCTGCTATAACAAATGGATTAAATGTTATTTATCGTTCATTAACAATCGATGAATCATTGCTTGAAAATCAAGCAATTAAACCATCATATTATGATTTCGTTATAATGTCAAATGTTCTTCATGttgttaaaaatattaaacaagCTGTAGAACAAATGTATCAATTGTTAACACCGAATGGTCAATTGCTATTTATAGAACCACCTTATAAATCAGTTCTAATCGATTCAATCATTGGTTCATTTGAACAATGGTGGTCATTCACTGATACTGATATTAGAAAAGATAGATGTGGTATGTCTCAACAAAGTTggtatcaattattaaagacatgtaattttaaagacaTTTTAATGTCAAAAGAATGCATCTTTGTTGGGTCAGTAATACATGCACAAAAACCaccaatttctttattgaaTTCTCAACCAAAAcatgataatataattatatatggtggtggtggtaatttaAGTTTTGTAGAAAACATCAAATtagattcaaattcaaaaagtttaattcaaattgaaACTATTCAAgaatttaatcaattattaagtcaatcaacaattacaaatgattcaataatttatttcataAAAACATTAGAAACATTATCATTGGATaattataaacaaataaCTCTTGAATATATTGAAATCAATCAAAGACTATTACAAATCAATAGTTTATGTAAACATGTATTAATTGTTAGTGATTCAAGAAAAACTAACTATTTAGCATCATCAGTTGTTGGTGCTGCAAGATACTTTGATGAATTccaacaattgaaattacaCACATTAGATTTTGATTATGATTCAActcaaaattatataaattcaaaaaataacaaaatggTTCAATTCATTAATATCTTGGTGGACTCCAAAACAAATGTTCATAAAGAaatgattataattaataacaaaGTATATTATGAAATAGTtcaaaaagagaaaaatcTAAAACTAAAATACAATTCAGAAtcttttgaaaatcaaaataatttaatgtgttcattatcaccaaatttagaatatcaattacaatcaaaacaaattaaattaagaGATAATCAAGTTGAAGTTAAAACAATTGCAACTGGTATCAATtataaagattatttaaattttagcggttcaaataataataatggtgatgacAATACAGGTTTACCACAATTTGGATATGAATTTTCAGGTATTATAACAAGAGTTGGTAATAATGTAAAAGATTATAAAGTTGGTGATAATGTATTTGGTTTATCAAATTCTTGTACATCATCCCACATtgttacaaattttaaaaatattcaattaaaacctTCAAACATAAGTCATAACGAAGCATCATCAATtccaattgattatttaacaTCATTTATGAGTTTATTTAATGTTGGtagtttaaatattgaagataatgaatcaattctAATTCATTTAGGTAGTGATAGTTTTGGATTATCaacatttgaaatattaaaatggaaaggttttaaatcaaatttattcgTTACAGTTGATTTGGACGAAACTAAACAATATCTTCTAGATAGATATGGTGATTTTATTACTGGAATTTATTCAAACACAGATAAAAGTTATGTTACAGAAATAAAAAacgaattaattaaattaggttcaaaaaagaaaggagtagatttaatattaaatacatTACCAAGTGATTTTATGGATTCAAATTTCGAGTTATTAACAAAGAGTGGTagaataattgatttaacttcaaatcatttaaatcaaagtgaatttttaaaaaatatcaattttaaatataaccATGGTTACCACAACTTTCAGTTatcattaattcaaaaaaataaaatacaaaaatgTTTATATGAAATTTCACATGCTATTGAAAATGGAGAATTAAAAACTATtccaattaaagaatttacaaatttaaatattaaagatgCCATCAAATACATTACCAACGGTaacattgaaaaaattaCAGTTAGTCATGATCATGAAATTTATAGtgatattatttatagatCTTTAGATGAAAAAGagttttcaatattaaaatcaaattatcaaattaattcaaataatttaggtAAAAACATATTAATTACAGGTCAATCAGGTATTATtttagaaatattaaaatggatcattaaatattcaaatattaacacaattgaaaatgttattattctttcaagatcatcattaaaatgggaattagaattattaattaatcaaactaaactatcaaataataatattaaatttcatttcaagAGTGTTGATGTCGGTGATAGTGAACAAGTTGATAATGCAAtcaatgaaatattaaatgaaaatcaacaaattacaaatattgattcaatatACCATTTTGCATTTCAACAAATTACATGTAAAGTTCAAGAAATCAATATGAAACATTTAGATATTTCACATGGAGCAAAATCAATGGGTGCAGTTAATTTAcataatcaatcaattaaacgtaattggaaattaattaattttgttatGGCTTCTTCTGCACTTTCATTAATAGGTTCAACAGATCAATGTACATATGCCTGTGCAAACCTATTATTagattcattttcaaaatacaGAGAATCACTTGGATTACCATCTGCTTGTATTAACCTTGGGTCAATTGAATCAACTGGTTTCGTTTCAAAgaatgaatcaatttcagAATTTACAGATGGCATTGGTTACGTTCCAACACCTATCAATCTAGTTTTAGGTCTTTTAgatttacaaattcaaaatgcAGGTAAATTTACGAATTCAATgctttcaaatttaatatcatcaaaatttaaaaatattcaacaaacatcattatttctaaaatttgattacttgatgaatttaaatgaCAACAGTGAACAAACTAAAAAAGAGAATAttggaaataaaaacattGATGAATTATTCATTGAGAAAGTTTCAGAATTATTTTCAACGGATCAAtcaagaataaataaaaatcttaGATTAATTGATTATGGCGCAGattcattaataatagttcaattaaagaattggatagataaagaaattggtataaatttaataacaatTAAACAACTTCAAAACaatacaattaatatttcaatcaaaatgatattaaattcattaatgaaaaataatcaaatatag